The following coding sequences lie in one Syngnathoides biaculeatus isolate LvHL_M chromosome 16, ASM1980259v1, whole genome shotgun sequence genomic window:
- the LOC133513923 gene encoding uncharacterized protein LOC133513923, with the protein MLRLELCPPDRNRESSRTVASSGPHQFGSLCATWVGSDVGVASRRRTPSSAGLRADSRCWRAERKTMHICGVLFLLCVIPAVPSQQWKQETPGRYPKDAKPCTNLTQILDNWKFAILSQLKELLINDHASVLPEYSRIGPLSDALRELHGRFDTLKDDLAGLTAKLDGVEAFVDRAKDGGVAPCGRPAAGLRSARMRPLRAIAVRGRGPHRP; encoded by the exons ATGCTCAGGCTGGAACTTTGCCCGCCTGATCGTAATCGGGAAAGCTCACGCACGGTGGCTTCATCTGGACCGCACCAGTTTGGCAGTTTGTGCGCAACGTGGGTCGGCTCCGACGTGGGAGTGGCTTCTCGGAGGCGGACGCCGTCGAGCGCGGGGCTGAGGGCTGACTCGCGTTGTTGGAGAGCTGAAAG GAAGACAATGCACATTTGCGgggtcctcttcctcctctgtgtGATCCCGGCGGTTCCGTCCCAGCAATGGAAACAGGAAACACCAGGCCGGTACCCAAAAG ACGCCAAGCCTTGCACCAACCTGACCCAAATCCTGGACAACTGGAAGTTTGCCATTTTATCTCAACTGAAGGAGCTGCTCATCAACGACCACGCGTCCGTCCTTCCCGAGTACAGCCG GATCGGTCCTCTGTCCGACGCTCTGCGCGAGCTCCACGGACGATTCGACACCCTCAAGGACGACCTGGCGGGCCTCACGGCGAAGCTCGACGGCGTGGAAGCGTTTGTGGACCGCGCCAAGGACGGCGGCGTGGCGCCTTGCGGCCGACCGGCCGCTGGTCTCAGGTCAGCCCGGATGAGGCCTTTGAGGGCGATCGCAGTGAGAGGAAGGGGGCCGCACAGGCCCTAG
- the tspan10 gene encoding tetraspanin-10, producing MDGIRSYLAERRVRWPWTGKEDAPNESSPLIPKGDGGPNGTAELHQAGTGDEREGGFKELRPRRGSSLIDYFLKYLLVLSNLTFSVLGLLLLALGLWGLISKESFAQEKLGSIGTDPMLLLVTLGLVLAALCLTGCVGALRENSFLLKLFSGMLLALIAAQVLAAVLVYTSQGEIENVLRSGMLAAMARYRDDLDLRFIVDEIQSNLQCCGADSYRDWEMNVYYNCSSPGVLACGVPATCCVDPLDNSTVWNSQCGLGAQALDQFSAQSVIFLGGCLGNIRRWLEQREGSIGTVALVLLGVQILTLVVTTRLQQRIRGHKVHE from the exons ATGGACGGAATCAGGAGCTACTTGGCGGAGAGGAGAGTCCGTTGGCCCTGGACGGGGAAGGAAGACGCGCCCAATGAGTCCAGCCCGCTGATACCAAAG GGAGACGGGGGACCCAACGGAACCGCCGAGCTCCACCAAGCGGGCACGGGCGACGAACGAGAAGGCGGATTCAAAGAGCTCCGCCCCCGCCGTGGCTCTTCCTTGATCGACTACTTCCTCAAGTACCTCCTGGTTCTGAGCAACCTGACCTTCTCGGTCCTGGGCCTGCTCCTCCTGGCCTTGGGGCTGTGGGGCCTCATCAGCAAGGAGTCCTTCGCCCAGGAGAAACTCGGAAGCATCGGCACCGACCCGATGTTGCTGCTGGTGACTCTGGGCCTCGTGCTCGCCGCGCTCTGCCTGACGGGCTGCGTGGGCGCCTTGCGGGAAAACTCCTTCCTGCTGAAGCTGTTCTCCGGGATGCTGCTGGCGCTGATCGCGGCCCAGGTTTTGGCCGCCGTGCTGGTGTACACGTCGCAAGGAGAGATCGAAAACGTGCTGCGCTCGGGCATGTTGGCCGCCATGGCTCGCTACCGGGACGACCTGGATCTGAGATTCATCGTCGATGAGATCCAGTCTAATCTGCAGTGCTGTGGGGCGGATTCTTACCGGGATTGGGAGATGAACGT ATACTACAACTGCTCTTCTCCAGGAGTTCTGGCCTGCGGGGTTCCGGCCACGTGTTGCGTGGACCCGCTGGACAACAGCACCGTGTGGAACTCTCAGTGCGGCCTGGGCGCCCAAGCGCTGGACCAGTTCAGCGCCCAGAGCGTGATCTTCCTCGGAGGCTGCCTGGGGAACATCCGGCGGTGGCTGGAGCAGCGCGAGGGCTCCATCGGGACCGTGGCGCTGGTCCTGCTGGGAGTCCAGATCCTGACTCTGGTTGTCACCACGCGACTCCAGCAGAGGATCCGCGGCCATAAAGTACACGAGTGA